The Deltaproteobacteria bacterium genome contains the following window.
CGCGTCGCCGTCGTGCTAGGCACCGGCGCACTCACAGGAGGGCACCGATGCCGGACGCGATCATCAACGGGGTGAGGATTCATTACAATGAAGCGGGGGAGGGCGAGCCGCTGTTGCTCATCATGGGCTACGGCATGCCGGGCGAAGCGTGGCTCGGGTCGCTGCCGTTTCTGGACGGCTTCCGCGCCATCTACTACGACAACCGCGGCACCGGGCAGAGCGACAAGCCCGCCGGGCCGTACTCCGTCGTGCAGATGGCCGACGATGCCGCAGGGCTCCTCGATCAGCTCGACATCGCGTCCGCCCACGTGTACGGCGTGTCGATGGGCGGCATGATCGCGCAGGAGCTGACGCTCCGTCATCCGGAGAAGGTCCGCTCGCTCGTCCTCGGCTGCACCATGTGCGGCGGCGAGCGGTCGACGATGTGCGAGCCCCAGGTGATCGAGGAGCTCGTCGCCGTCGTCGAGGGCATGGGGAGGATGGAGCCGGCCGCGTGGGTCGACCGGCAACTCCCGCTGCTGTTCACGGCGGAGTGGGTGGAGGCCAACCCCGGCATTCGCGACATGCTGCTCATGATCGCGCCGATGCTGCCGCCGACACCGCCGGAGACGGCGCAGCATGCGATGGCGGGTCTCTGGGGCTGGAGCAGCTACGACCGCCTCCCGCAGATCGAGGCGCCGACGCTCATCGTCCACGGTGACCGCGACGTCATCATTCCGGTCGACAACGCCCGCGTGCTCGCGGAGCGGATCCCGGGCGCACGCCTGCACATCGTAGAGGGCGCCGGCCACGGGTACCCCGCGCAGGACCCGGTCGGCGTGCATCAGCTGGTGACCGACTTCCTTCGCGCGCACGGCGAGGAGCGGCGACGGGCGGCGTCGCGGTAGTCGGTGGCGCCGCTGTAGCGGACGCGCGGTCTCAGGCGCCGAGGGTGAGCCAGCCCTCGAGCACGACGACGGCCTCGCCTCCCACCTCGAGGTGCCACTCGCCACGCGCGTCGCGCCGGCCGCGTAACGAGACGTGGCCCGGCCGCGCCACCTCGACGCCCTGCTCGGCGACGTAGGCGAAGTCGCCGCCGCCGAACAAGCCGTGGCGGGCGCCGTAGGCGCCGACGGCGCCGTTCCCCGAGCCGCAGACCGGGTCTTCGGGTACGCCGGCGCCCGGTGCGAAGCTGCGCACGTGGACCGCGCACGCGGGATCATCCGCCTCGAGGCAGAAGACCGTGACGCCCGTCGCCTCCTCTTCCGCCGCCACCTCGGCGACGAGCCCGAGGTCGGGTCGGAGCGTCCGCGCGGTCCGAAGGCCGTCCAGCGCCACCACGAGCCAGGGGACACCGGCCGACACCACCTCGAACGGCAGCGGCGCGAGGGCGGTCGCCTGACAGCCGAGCATGCGGGCGCAGCGCGCGCGGTCGACCCGCGCTGGCCGCCACACCGGCGACGGCATCGCGATCGAGAAGCAGAGGCCGCTCGCGGTCGGCGTGACCGTGACCTCGACGATGCCGGCGGCGCTCTCCTGACGCACGCGGGCGGGCGCCGCCGGCCGTGGGAGACGGCCCGCCGCGATCAGCGCGGCGACGGTGCCGATCGTCGGATGCCCGGCGAACGGCAGCTCGTGCCGCGGCGTGAAGATGCGCAGGCGATAGTCCGCGCCCGCCCGGGTCGCCGGCAGGACGAAGGTCGTCTCGGAGAGGTTCATCTCACGCGCGATCGCCTGCATCTCGTCCGCTTCGAGTGCCTCGGCGCCGGGCAGGACGGCGACGGGGTTCCCGGCGAGCGGCACCCGCGTGAAGACGTCGACCTGGAGAAGCCGAAGGCGTCGCATTGCCCCCGGCCCTACTCCTCGTCCTCGCCCTCGCTCTCGTCGTCGGCGGGCGGCGACGCGGGGTTCGCCGGCACGGTCGTGGCGGAACCCGCCTTCTCGGCCGCCTCGACGAAGTCGCCCGGCCGCTTGTCGAGGCGCGTGTACATGTAGTCGCGCGCCTCGTAGACCGTCTGGCCGCCGGCCTTCATGACGTAGTACTTCGTG
Protein-coding sequences here:
- a CDS encoding alpha/beta fold hydrolase: MTRGMADSTGTYRTCAVDVQRTFTFPPRRRRARHRRTHRRAPMPDAIINGVRIHYNEAGEGEPLLLIMGYGMPGEAWLGSLPFLDGFRAIYYDNRGTGQSDKPAGPYSVVQMADDAAGLLDQLDIASAHVYGVSMGGMIAQELTLRHPEKVRSLVLGCTMCGGERSTMCEPQVIEELVAVVEGMGRMEPAAWVDRQLPLLFTAEWVEANPGIRDMLLMIAPMLPPTPPETAQHAMAGLWGWSSYDRLPQIEAPTLIVHGDRDVIIPVDNARVLAERIPGARLHIVEGAGHGYPAQDPVGVHQLVTDFLRAHGEERRRAASR
- a CDS encoding PhzF family phenazine biosynthesis protein, with translation MRRLRLLQVDVFTRVPLAGNPVAVLPGAEALEADEMQAIAREMNLSETTFVLPATRAGADYRLRIFTPRHELPFAGHPTIGTVAALIAAGRLPRPAAPARVRQESAAGIVEVTVTPTASGLCFSIAMPSPVWRPARVDRARCARMLGCQATALAPLPFEVVSAGVPWLVVALDGLRTARTLRPDLGLVAEVAAEEEATGVTVFCLEADDPACAVHVRSFAPGAGVPEDPVCGSGNGAVGAYGARHGLFGGGDFAYVAEQGVEVARPGHVSLRGRRDARGEWHLEVGGEAVVVLEGWLTLGA